A genome region from bacterium BMS3Abin08 includes the following:
- the baeS_1 gene encoding signal transduction histidine-protein kinase BaeS: MGWDINLSVREMLKSLWIKFLILLLAVSIIALSAAFMLRELMVKDFRGYLEGEIEDRVYWVMADLEAMYDKYGEWNRDVVTEDVIWALMLGLEIRVLDMNKSVVMDTEKAIISLSPLMMKRVMSVSELKSSSKSNRFFPYTLFLGGKEIGRMDVRFLKPGKESIFVERSNRFLLLSLFGLGGLAIFLSIVFSKKLTNPIKRLASAAKSISEGNLKKRVLVSGNDELSSLSKTFNKMAKTLELQEALRKKTISNVAHELRTPLCAIQGELEGMMDGLIPIDKKNLQSLSEETGRLKNILEGIEELSQAEASALSLRKQTIELKPFLKNITERFSKLFFDKDISIELQCNDNIRVDADPDRLSQVVINLLNNAIKATDKGETVWIRSSEKEKEIIIEIEDTGCGIKEEDIPFIFERFYKSSKGGLGLGLTIVKEIIEAHGGKIEVRSEHGQGSVFTVHIPL; encoded by the coding sequence GCCGCTTTTATGCTTCGGGAACTGATGGTAAAGGATTTCCGTGGCTATCTGGAAGGCGAGATTGAAGACAGGGTCTACTGGGTAATGGCCGACCTTGAAGCTATGTATGATAAGTATGGTGAATGGAACAGAGATGTCGTAACTGAGGATGTGATCTGGGCATTGATGTTGGGACTTGAGATAAGGGTTTTGGACATGAACAAATCAGTAGTGATGGACACGGAAAAGGCAATCATCAGCTTATCCCCCCTGATGATGAAGCGCGTAATGTCTGTTTCGGAACTCAAGTCGTCAAGTAAATCCAACAGGTTTTTCCCCTATACGCTTTTTTTAGGCGGAAAGGAGATCGGCCGCATGGATGTGCGATTTTTGAAACCCGGGAAGGAAAGTATATTTGTCGAGAGATCAAACAGGTTTCTGTTGCTCTCCCTTTTCGGGCTTGGAGGACTTGCAATTTTCCTGAGCATTGTATTTTCAAAAAAATTGACAAACCCCATAAAGAGACTTGCCTCTGCTGCTAAATCCATCAGTGAGGGAAATCTGAAAAAAAGGGTTCTTGTTTCAGGCAATGATGAGTTAAGCAGCCTGTCGAAAACTTTTAACAAAATGGCAAAGACCCTTGAGCTGCAGGAAGCCCTCAGGAAAAAGACTATTTCAAATGTAGCCCATGAACTCAGGACACCACTGTGTGCAATACAGGGAGAACTTGAAGGAATGATGGACGGTCTTATCCCTATTGACAAAAAAAATTTGCAGTCTTTATCTGAAGAGACAGGGAGGCTAAAGAACATACTCGAGGGGATTGAAGAGCTTTCTCAGGCAGAGGCAAGTGCGCTCTCCCTGAGAAAACAGACGATTGAACTAAAGCCTTTCCTGAAAAATATTACTGAAAGGTTCAGCAAGCTCTTCTTTGATAAAGACATCTCTATTGAACTTCAGTGCAACGATAACATTAGAGTAGATGCCGATCCCGACAGGCTCAGTCAGGTCGTTATAAACCTCCTGAACAATGCCATAAAGGCAACGGATAAGGGTGAAACTGTATGGATAAGGTCTTCAGAGAAAGAAAAAGAGATAATAATAGAAATAGAGGATACCGGGTGCGGGATAAAAGAAGAAGACATACCCTTTATTTTTGAGAGATTTTATAAATCTTCCAAAGGGGGTCTTGGTCTCGGTCTTACCATAGTAAAAGAAATCATCGAGGCGCACGGGGGAAAGATAGAGGTGAGGAGTGAGCATGGACAGGGTTCAGTTTTTACCGTACATATTCCTTTATGA